From Micrococcus porci, one genomic window encodes:
- a CDS encoding hemolysin family protein, translating to MATAVSLVLLFLACLACTWVLALAESAFTYLPRKDAEDVARTRPGSRILDVTADLDGHLGALRVWRFLSEAFAAMFLTAGLHALTDSVWAALAVTAVLLVGTAAVLGVWSPRPIGSRNEAAVAARTAGLVHGLKQALGPVGDRLGRDRRRTEAEAADEDDFHERHLREVVARAHDAEVLEDSEAELIASVFSMGDTLVRSVMVPRTDVVTIDADHTLGQALDLFLRSGCSRVPVIGEDSDDVRGMLYLKDAVRALHHEGHASQDAVTAVMREVRFVPESKPVSVLLEELQRESTHVAIVVDEYGGTAGLVTLEDLIEEIVGEIWDEDDRPDRPEIEELAPGVYSVDARMGIGDFREEFELPEDEDEDDDVDTVGGLLAKELGRVPIRGSRVVVHGLELTADTLEPRRNRVARLKVVETEDRPARLRRQHDPTDPD from the coding sequence ATGGCCACCGCCGTGTCCCTGGTCCTGCTGTTCCTGGCCTGTCTGGCGTGCACCTGGGTGCTCGCGCTGGCCGAGTCCGCCTTCACCTACCTGCCCCGCAAGGACGCCGAGGACGTGGCCCGCACGCGCCCCGGCTCGCGGATCCTCGACGTCACCGCCGACCTGGACGGCCACCTCGGTGCGCTGCGCGTGTGGCGCTTCCTCTCCGAGGCGTTCGCGGCCATGTTCCTCACGGCCGGCCTGCACGCCCTGACGGACTCGGTGTGGGCCGCGCTGGCGGTCACCGCCGTGCTCCTGGTGGGCACGGCGGCCGTGCTGGGCGTGTGGAGCCCGCGACCCATCGGCTCGCGCAACGAGGCCGCCGTCGCCGCGCGGACGGCCGGGCTGGTGCACGGGTTGAAGCAGGCGCTCGGCCCGGTGGGGGACCGGCTGGGCCGGGACCGCCGACGCACCGAGGCGGAGGCCGCGGACGAGGACGACTTCCACGAGCGGCACCTGCGCGAGGTCGTCGCGCGCGCCCACGATGCGGAGGTCCTCGAGGACTCGGAGGCCGAGCTGATCGCGTCCGTGTTCTCCATGGGCGACACCCTGGTGCGCTCCGTGATGGTGCCCCGCACCGACGTGGTGACCATCGACGCGGACCACACCCTCGGCCAGGCGCTGGACCTGTTCCTGCGCTCGGGCTGCTCGCGCGTCCCGGTGATCGGCGAGGACTCGGACGACGTCCGCGGCATGCTCTACCTCAAGGACGCGGTCCGCGCCCTGCACCACGAGGGCCACGCCTCCCAGGACGCGGTGACCGCGGTGATGCGCGAGGTGCGCTTCGTCCCCGAGTCCAAGCCCGTGTCCGTGCTTCTGGAGGAGCTCCAGCGGGAGTCCACGCACGTGGCGATCGTCGTCGACGAGTACGGCGGCACCGCCGGCTTGGTCACCCTGGAGGACCTCATCGAGGAGATCGTCGGGGAGATCTGGGACGAGGACGACCGCCCCGACCGCCCGGAGATCGAGGAGCTCGCCCCCGGTGTCTACTCGGTGGACGCCCGCATGGGCATCGGCGACTTCCGGGAGGAGTTCGAGCTCCCGGAGGACGAGGACGAGGACGACGACGTCGACACGGTGGGCGGGCTGCTCGCCAAGGAGCTCGGCCGGGTGCCGATCCGCGGCTCGCGCGTGGTGGTGCACGGGCTCGAGCTCACCGCCGACACCCTCGAGCCCCGCCGCAACCGCGTGGCGCGCCTGAAGGTGGTGGAGACGGAGGACCGTCCCGCCCGGCTGCGCCGCCAGCACGATCCGACCGACCCCGACTGA
- the era gene encoding GTPase Era, protein MTSLLDPAVPEGHRSGFACLVGRPNAGKSTLTNALVGEKVAITSSKPQTTRHTIRGIVHRPDFQLVLVDTPGLHRPRTLLGERLNALVQETLSEVDVVGFCLPADEKIGPGDRFIAQQLAALRRTPVVAIVTKTDKTDPQRVAEQLLAVTALGDEVLGPENGGRGFAAVVPVSAVAGRQVEDVESVLAQLLPDGPPLYPDGELTDEPEAIMVAELIREAALEDVRDELPHSVAVVVEEMNPREGRPEERPLLDVYANVFVERDSQKGIIIGKGGSRLRAIGTQARTGIERMLGTPVHLDLRVKVAKDWQRDPKHLNRLGM, encoded by the coding sequence ATGACCTCGCTGCTCGATCCCGCCGTCCCGGAGGGGCACCGCTCCGGCTTCGCGTGCCTCGTGGGCCGGCCGAACGCCGGCAAGTCCACGCTCACGAACGCGCTGGTGGGGGAGAAGGTGGCCATCACCTCCTCCAAGCCCCAGACCACGCGCCACACGATCCGCGGCATCGTCCACCGGCCGGACTTCCAGCTGGTCCTGGTGGACACCCCCGGACTGCACCGGCCGCGGACGCTCCTGGGTGAGCGCCTGAACGCCCTGGTCCAGGAGACGCTGTCCGAGGTGGACGTGGTGGGCTTCTGCCTGCCGGCGGACGAGAAGATCGGTCCCGGCGACCGCTTCATCGCCCAGCAGCTGGCCGCACTGCGGCGCACGCCGGTGGTGGCGATCGTGACCAAGACCGACAAGACGGACCCGCAGCGGGTGGCCGAGCAGCTGCTGGCCGTCACCGCGCTGGGGGACGAGGTCCTGGGTCCGGAGAACGGCGGGCGCGGCTTCGCCGCGGTCGTCCCGGTCTCGGCCGTGGCCGGGCGACAGGTGGAGGACGTGGAGTCGGTGCTGGCGCAGCTGCTGCCCGACGGCCCGCCCCTGTACCCCGACGGCGAGCTGACCGACGAGCCGGAGGCCATCATGGTCGCCGAGCTGATCCGCGAGGCCGCACTCGAGGACGTGCGGGACGAGCTGCCCCACTCGGTGGCCGTCGTCGTGGAGGAGATGAACCCCCGCGAGGGCCGACCGGAGGAGCGCCCCCTGCTGGACGTCTACGCCAACGTGTTCGTGGAGCGGGACAGCCAGAAGGGCATCATCATCGGCAAGGGCGGCTCCCGGCTGCGGGCCATCGGCACCCAGGCGCGCACGGGCATCGAGCGGATGCTCGGGACGCCCGTCCACCTGGACCTGCGGGTCAAGGTGGCCAAGGACTGGCAGCGGGACCCGAAGCACCTGAACCGCCTCGGGATGTGA
- a CDS encoding PhoH family protein, translating into MSDPSSHVVLPPVSVPGAESVSFESAELMVRTLGAHDALLRILAGVYPDVEVTVRDQSLGMSGPPRHVAQARRIVEDLRSLARRDAPVTPDVVEQVVSLVRDGETGRASGTLHLDSILSGRGRKIRAKTLHQQDYVEAIDRATIVFGLGPAGTGKTYLAMAKAVQALQAKEVTRIILTRPAVEAGERLGFLPGGLSEKIDPYLRPLYDALHDMIEPESIPRLMESGTIEVAPLAYMRGRTLNDAFVILDEAQNTTGEQMKMFLTRLGFGARMVVTGDTSQVDLPRGVRSGLAEAVEVLEGVDGLEMVRFDSSDVVRHSLVSAIVDAYDGARGSGSAADPRPAGRGAQRGRSGRGR; encoded by the coding sequence GTGTCCGACCCGTCCTCGCACGTCGTCCTGCCGCCCGTCTCCGTGCCCGGAGCGGAGTCGGTGTCCTTCGAGTCAGCGGAGCTGATGGTCCGCACCCTGGGCGCGCACGACGCGCTGCTGCGGATCCTCGCCGGGGTGTACCCGGACGTGGAGGTCACCGTCCGGGACCAGTCGCTCGGCATGTCCGGTCCGCCGCGCCACGTGGCCCAGGCCCGCCGGATCGTGGAGGACCTCCGCTCCCTGGCGCGGCGCGACGCCCCGGTGACCCCGGACGTCGTGGAGCAGGTCGTGTCCCTCGTGCGCGACGGGGAGACCGGCCGCGCGTCGGGCACGCTCCACCTGGACTCGATCCTCTCCGGGCGCGGTCGCAAGATCCGCGCCAAGACCCTGCACCAGCAGGACTACGTCGAGGCCATCGACCGCGCCACGATCGTGTTCGGCCTGGGTCCGGCGGGAACCGGCAAGACCTACCTGGCCATGGCCAAGGCCGTGCAGGCCCTCCAGGCGAAGGAGGTCACGCGGATCATCCTCACCCGGCCCGCCGTCGAGGCCGGCGAGCGGCTCGGCTTCCTCCCGGGCGGGCTGTCGGAGAAGATCGACCCCTACCTGCGCCCCCTCTACGACGCGCTGCACGACATGATCGAGCCCGAGTCCATCCCGCGCCTCATGGAGTCCGGCACCATCGAGGTGGCGCCGCTGGCCTACATGCGTGGCCGCACGCTCAACGACGCGTTCGTGATCCTCGACGAGGCCCAGAACACCACGGGCGAGCAGATGAAGATGTTCCTCACCCGCCTCGGGTTCGGGGCGCGCATGGTCGTCACGGGGGACACCTCGCAGGTGGACCTGCCCCGGGGCGTCCGCTCCGGCCTGGCGGAGGCCGTGGAGGTGCTCGAGGGCGTCGACGGGCTCGAGATGGTCCGGTTCGACTCCTCCGATGTCGTCCGCCACTCCCTGGTCAGCGCCATCGTGGACGCCTACGACGGCGCCCGCGGCAGCGGGTCCGCAGCGGACCCCCGCCCCGCCGGGCGCGGGGCCCAGCGTGGAAGGAGCGGCCGTGGCCGTTGA
- a CDS encoding 16S rRNA (uracil(1498)-N(3))-methyltransferase, protein MTAPLFLLDAGALAGVAPGAEVAFTGAEARHAAASMRLGAGESVLVADGSGARASCVVVDAAPSAVTVRVESLEHDAAPRPALVLVQALAKGDRDLMAVQASTELGVDAVVPWEAERSIVRWKGAKAAKAHQKWEDTVRAAAKQARRARVPEVRPVVSGTAVAALAGPDRLLLVLHEDADLGLGGLPDADLEAAAEVALVVGPEGGVSPAELDACTAAGAVPVRLGPHVLRASTAGPAALAVLQHRLGRW, encoded by the coding sequence GTGACCGCGCCGCTCTTCCTCCTCGACGCCGGTGCGCTCGCCGGCGTCGCCCCCGGCGCGGAGGTGGCCTTCACCGGCGCGGAGGCCCGGCACGCCGCGGCCTCGATGCGCCTCGGAGCGGGGGAGTCCGTGCTCGTGGCGGACGGCTCCGGCGCCCGGGCCTCGTGCGTCGTCGTCGACGCCGCGCCGTCGGCGGTCACGGTCCGCGTGGAGTCGCTGGAGCACGACGCCGCCCCCCGCCCCGCGCTGGTGCTCGTCCAGGCGCTCGCCAAGGGGGACCGCGACCTGATGGCGGTCCAGGCCTCCACGGAGCTCGGCGTGGACGCGGTGGTGCCCTGGGAGGCGGAGCGCTCGATCGTGCGCTGGAAGGGGGCGAAGGCCGCCAAGGCCCACCAGAAGTGGGAGGACACCGTCCGCGCCGCCGCCAAGCAGGCCCGGCGCGCGCGCGTCCCGGAGGTCCGGCCCGTCGTCTCGGGCACGGCGGTCGCCGCGCTGGCCGGCCCGGACCGGCTGCTCCTGGTGCTCCACGAGGACGCGGACCTGGGCCTCGGCGGTCTCCCGGACGCGGACCTGGAGGCGGCCGCGGAGGTGGCGCTCGTCGTCGGCCCGGAGGGCGGGGTGAGCCCCGCGGAGCTGGACGCGTGCACCGCGGCCGGCGCCGTGCCGGTGCGGCTCGGCCCCCACGTGCTGCGCGCCTCCACGGCGGGCCCGGCCGCCCTGGCCGTGCTCCAGCACCGCCTCGGCCGCTGGTGA
- the ybeY gene encoding rRNA maturation RNase YbeY — protein sequence MAVEIVNESGVEVPEEALLGMARHVYAALHVHPLAETAVTVVDAQRMAELHVEWMDLEGPTDVMSLPMDELTPGTEKSPAEGVLGDVVLCPEVAAEQAARGGHSRDDELLLLLTHGMLHLLGYDHMEEDERAEMFALQDRLVSEVLGRPAPAPTVED from the coding sequence GTGGCCGTTGAGATCGTGAACGAGTCCGGCGTGGAGGTGCCGGAGGAGGCGCTGCTGGGCATGGCCCGGCACGTCTACGCGGCGCTGCACGTGCATCCCCTGGCCGAGACCGCCGTGACGGTGGTGGACGCGCAGCGGATGGCCGAGCTCCACGTGGAGTGGATGGACCTGGAGGGCCCCACCGACGTGATGAGCCTGCCGATGGACGAGCTCACCCCGGGCACCGAGAAGTCCCCCGCGGAGGGCGTCCTGGGTGACGTCGTGCTCTGCCCCGAGGTGGCCGCGGAGCAGGCCGCCCGCGGCGGCCACAGCCGCGACGACGAGCTGCTCCTGCTGCTCACGCACGGCATGCTCCACCTGCTCGGCTACGACCACATGGAGGAGGACGAGCGCGCAGAGATGTTCGCGCTGCAGGACCGCCTGGTGTCCGAGGTCCTCGGCCGGCCCGCCCCGGCGCCCACGGTGGAGGACTGA
- the dnaJ gene encoding molecular chaperone DnaJ, translated as MADHYATLGVSRDASAEEIKRAYRKLARQHHPDVNPSEEAAEEFKRISHAYEVLSDEDKRRVYDQTGNENGTAGGFGGGGFGGAGFGGFADIFETFMNAAGTPGGGRGPMPRARRGQDALVTARIELRDAVFGGEATLQLDTAVTCERCSGTCCEPGTHPETCSTCQGQGMTQRPVRSMLGTIMAAETCPVCRGFGTVIPHPCTECSGQGRVRVQQPLTIRIPAGVDDGTRIHLAGRGEAGPGGGPNGDLYVEVQVRPDEVFRREGDHLATTVTVPMAAAALGTSVTLETLDGPQEVDIEPGTQSGHVETLRGLGVGRLRGAGRGDLKVDVVVTTPTDVTDEQRALLEQLAGLRGEEVVHGAPPQSKGMFARLRENLKNL; from the coding sequence ATGGCCGACCACTACGCCACGCTCGGCGTCAGCCGCGACGCGTCCGCAGAGGAGATCAAGCGTGCGTACCGCAAGCTCGCGCGTCAGCACCACCCGGACGTGAACCCCTCGGAGGAGGCCGCGGAGGAGTTCAAGCGCATCTCCCACGCCTACGAGGTGCTCTCCGACGAGGACAAGCGCCGCGTCTACGACCAGACCGGCAACGAGAACGGCACCGCCGGAGGCTTCGGGGGCGGAGGGTTCGGCGGCGCGGGCTTCGGCGGGTTCGCGGACATCTTCGAGACCTTCATGAACGCGGCGGGCACCCCCGGCGGCGGGCGCGGCCCCATGCCCCGCGCCCGGCGTGGCCAGGACGCGCTCGTCACGGCGCGGATCGAGCTGCGGGACGCGGTGTTCGGCGGCGAGGCCACCCTCCAGCTGGACACGGCCGTCACCTGCGAGCGGTGCTCCGGCACCTGCTGCGAGCCGGGGACCCACCCGGAGACCTGCTCGACGTGCCAGGGCCAGGGCATGACCCAGCGCCCGGTGCGCTCCATGCTGGGCACCATCATGGCGGCGGAGACCTGCCCGGTCTGCCGCGGCTTCGGCACCGTCATCCCGCACCCCTGCACGGAGTGCTCCGGCCAGGGCCGCGTGCGCGTGCAGCAGCCCCTCACCATCCGCATCCCCGCCGGCGTGGACGACGGCACCCGCATCCATCTCGCCGGCCGCGGCGAGGCGGGCCCCGGCGGCGGCCCGAACGGCGACCTGTACGTGGAGGTCCAGGTGCGCCCGGACGAGGTGTTCCGCCGCGAGGGCGACCACCTGGCCACCACGGTCACCGTGCCCATGGCCGCGGCCGCGCTCGGCACCTCGGTGACCCTGGAGACCCTCGACGGCCCCCAGGAGGTCGACATCGAGCCGGGCACCCAGTCGGGCCACGTGGAGACCCTGCGCGGCCTCGGTGTCGGCCGACTGCGCGGCGCGGGGCGCGGCGACCTCAAGGTGGACGTCGTCGTCACCACGCCCACGGACGTCACCGACGAGCAGCGCGCCCTGCTGGAGCAGCTGGCCGGCCTGCGCGGCGAGGAGGTCGTCCACGGCGCCCCGCCGCAGTCCAAGGGCATGTTCGCCCGGCTGCGCGAGAACCTGAAGAACCTGTGA